The Mesobacillus jeotgali genome window below encodes:
- a CDS encoding iron ABC transporter permease: protein MRKPFTRTFLNKIGIAYLFAAAFLVISMLLGISIGTVSIPVPAIIEIIGAEIFRFQGQGIDPMYASIVMEIRLPRVLLAGLVGASLAIAGAAFQGLLRNPLADPYTLGISSGASIGAVITLFFGISLPLIGAFTLPVLTILFAFATVLFVLFFARKVDRLLRVETIILTGIILSSFLGSFISLMIALSGEELRQIIGWLLGSVSMRGWEYIKIIFPFFIIGLVILLANTRELNAMSFGEERAQHLGVNVERRKLLILLSGSLLTGSAVAVSGTIGFVGLVIPHLTRTVWGPDHRHLLPLSVLIGSGFLILADLISRTIIAPSELPIGVITALIGAPVFAFILMKNRRERSAGR from the coding sequence TTGCGAAAGCCATTTACCCGGACGTTTTTAAATAAAATAGGAATTGCCTATCTATTTGCGGCAGCATTCTTGGTCATCTCGATGCTGCTGGGCATCTCCATCGGAACTGTTTCCATCCCTGTACCCGCTATTATTGAGATTATTGGTGCTGAGATTTTCCGCTTTCAGGGACAGGGAATCGATCCGATGTATGCAAGTATCGTCATGGAAATCAGGCTGCCGCGTGTATTGCTGGCAGGGCTTGTCGGCGCATCGCTGGCAATTGCCGGTGCTGCCTTCCAGGGCCTGCTGCGCAATCCGCTGGCAGACCCTTACACGCTTGGGATTTCATCAGGTGCCTCCATCGGGGCAGTTATCACGCTGTTCTTTGGCATTTCATTGCCGCTGATCGGTGCCTTCACCTTGCCGGTGTTGACCATTTTATTTGCCTTTGCCACCGTCTTGTTTGTGTTGTTTTTTGCCCGGAAAGTCGACAGGCTGCTCAGGGTGGAGACAATCATTTTGACCGGAATTATCTTAAGTTCATTTCTAGGTTCTTTCATTTCTTTGATGATCGCCCTCTCCGGAGAAGAACTGAGGCAAATCATCGGCTGGCTGCTGGGCAGCGTGTCAATGCGCGGCTGGGAATACATTAAAATTATTTTTCCTTTCTTTATAATCGGATTGGTGATATTGCTTGCCAATACAAGGGAATTGAATGCCATGTCTTTTGGTGAGGAGCGCGCCCAGCACCTGGGTGTCAATGTCGAGCGCCGCAAGCTTCTGATTTTGCTGTCCGGTTCACTTTTAACAGGTTCAGCGGTTGCGGTTTCAGGGACGATCGGCTTTGTCGGTCTCGTCATCCCGCATCTGACAAGGACAGTCTGGGGACCGGACCATCGCCACTTGCTGCCGCTTTCTGTCCTGATCGGCAGCGGCTTCCTGATTCTCGCAGACCTGATATCAAGAACGATCATCGCCCCTTCTGAATTGCCGATCGGCGTGATCACAGCATTAATCGGTGCTCCGGTTTTTGCGTTTATTTTAATGAAAAATCGCAGGGAAAGAAGTGCTGGCCGATGA
- a CDS encoding ABC transporter substrate-binding protein: MKKLLMLIMAAVMILAGCGTEAQPEKKESEKTAQEQKTGFPVTVKDALDQEVVIEEKPEKIISLIPSNTEIVYALDSGDAIVGVTDFDNYPEDVMAKEKVGGMEFNIEKMIFLKPDLVLAPGSTADTAKEGLQQLKDAGIAVVVVNDAQSFEEVYRSIEMIGQAIGETDKADELIENMKNSFAELKKKAEAIKPEEQKTVFVEVSPAPEIYTAGKSTFINEMLELIGAKNAAGDMDGWAKVDPEAIVERNPDVIVTTYGYYTENAADQVLARQGWNNVKAVKDQRVYDVHSDLVTRSGPRLAEGAEELAKAIYPDVFK; the protein is encoded by the coding sequence ATGAAGAAGTTATTGATGTTGATCATGGCTGCAGTTATGATCCTGGCAGGATGCGGCACGGAAGCACAGCCAGAAAAGAAGGAAAGCGAAAAAACCGCGCAGGAGCAGAAGACGGGATTCCCTGTCACGGTAAAAGATGCGCTTGATCAAGAAGTCGTTATTGAAGAAAAACCTGAAAAGATCATTTCCTTGATCCCAAGCAACACGGAAATCGTTTATGCACTTGATAGCGGAGACGCGATTGTCGGTGTCACCGATTTCGATAATTATCCAGAAGATGTTATGGCAAAAGAAAAAGTCGGCGGCATGGAGTTTAATATCGAAAAAATGATTTTCCTTAAGCCAGACCTTGTCCTGGCACCTGGATCAACAGCGGACACTGCGAAAGAGGGTCTTCAGCAGTTGAAGGATGCGGGAATAGCTGTTGTTGTCGTGAATGATGCGCAGTCATTTGAAGAGGTATATCGATCCATCGAGATGATTGGCCAGGCCATTGGCGAGACAGATAAGGCAGATGAACTTATTGAGAATATGAAAAACAGTTTTGCGGAACTGAAGAAGAAAGCAGAAGCAATCAAACCGGAAGAGCAGAAAACGGTATTTGTCGAGGTTTCACCAGCGCCGGAAATCTACACTGCCGGCAAGAGTACTTTCATCAATGAAATGCTTGAGTTGATCGGCGCTAAGAATGCTGCTGGCGATATGGATGGCTGGGCGAAGGTTGACCCGGAAGCCATTGTTGAGCGTAATCCGGATGTCATTGTGACAACCTATGGATATTATACTGAAAACGCAGCTGATCAGGTTCTTGCGCGGCAGGGCTGGAATAATGTAAAAGCGGTCAAGGACCAGCGGGTATATGATGTCCATTCCGATCTCGTTACCCGTTCAGGTCCAAGGCTCGCTGAAGGAGCAGAGGAGCTTGCGAAAGCCATTTACCCGGACGTTTTTAAATAA